One Spiroplasma endosymbiont of Dioctria linearis DNA segment encodes these proteins:
- a CDS encoding prolipoprotein diacylglyceryl transferase family protein — translation MISFLSNIIWENGEKIPYESDSLSFLYSLLVVTGVLSVIFVSAFKLYKRGIPLKDFMNGIYISLPVGIIGASIFGKLGSSGDQWKLYMLIFFWEPGMSFFGSMLCGGTAAFLWLWHKSRYTKISIYVYADCIVPNILLGQSIGRWGNLFNHEILGREVHDLNKINWLPNFIWHRLFYFKDLTTSSELETLQFREPLFLYESFTTLLLWILITFVFANLWKVISKKPWKVDPENFPCKWNKSFKSIYESDLKSYSTQSTIEYLKDKDGKLYLSTSWVWKKAYTLYEPPKDLVEKAQEKIEKRKILAIKAKQKYQSIIRKNNEEIEKQKVKLKSNKITKQDFYNFKRELKNSSKVELQKLKLEKNQLIVFVKRDSKELYEINNPNNYKIIYSGVLAGIYILGYTIIRLILDQLRNPYELTVKDNVVLNYLFLAGFLLLGLAVIIFAQFIAPKKWREEGWLYEKSY, via the coding sequence ATGATTAGTTTTTTATCTAATATTATTTGAGAAAATGGAGAAAAGATTCCATATGAATCTGACTCACTATCATTTTTATATTCTCTTTTAGTTGTTACTGGTGTTTTAAGTGTAATATTTGTTTCTGCTTTCAAATTATATAAAAGAGGAATTCCACTAAAGGATTTTATGAACGGAATATATATATCATTACCTGTGGGAATTATTGGAGCAAGTATATTTGGAAAATTAGGATCATCAGGAGATCAATGAAAGTTATATATGTTAATTTTCTTTTGGGAACCTGGAATGAGTTTTTTTGGTTCGATGCTTTGTGGAGGAACAGCTGCCTTTTTATGACTATGACATAAAAGTAGATATACTAAAATCTCAATTTATGTTTATGCAGATTGCATTGTTCCAAATATATTATTAGGTCAATCAATTGGAAGATGAGGTAACTTATTTAATCATGAAATATTAGGAAGAGAAGTACATGATTTAAATAAAATAAACTGATTGCCAAATTTTATTTGACATAGATTATTTTATTTTAAAGATTTAACTACATCTTCGGAATTGGAAACTCTTCAATTTCGTGAACCCCTATTTTTGTATGAATCTTTTACCACATTACTCCTTTGAATTTTAATCACCTTTGTTTTTGCTAACCTATGAAAAGTAATTAGTAAAAAACCATGAAAAGTTGACCCAGAAAACTTCCCATGCAAATGAAATAAAAGTTTTAAGTCTATTTATGAAAGCGATTTAAAAAGTTATAGTACACAATCTACTATTGAATATTTAAAGGATAAAGATGGTAAGTTATATTTATCAACATCATGAGTTTGAAAAAAAGCTTATACATTGTATGAACCTCCAAAAGATTTAGTTGAAAAAGCACAAGAAAAAATAGAGAAAAGAAAAATATTAGCAATAAAGGCAAAGCAAAAGTATCAATCTATAATTAGAAAAAATAATGAAGAAATTGAAAAGCAAAAAGTTAAGTTAAAAAGTAATAAAATAACAAAACAAGATTTTTATAATTTTAAAAGGGAATTAAAGAATAGTAGTAAAGTGGAATTACAGAAATTGAAATTAGAAAAAAATCAACTTATAGTTTTTGTAAAAAGAGATTCAAAAGAACTATATGAGATAAATAATCCAAATAATTATAAAATTATTTACAGTGGAGTATTAGCAGGAATATATATCTTAGGTTATACTATTATAAGACTTATCCTTGATCAGTTAAGAAATCCTTATGAATTAACTGTAAAAGATAATGTGGTTTTAAATTATTTATTTTTAGCAGGATTTTTGCTATTAGGATTGGCTGTAATTATATTTGCACAATTTATAGCTCCAAAAAAATGAAGGGAAGAGGGTTGACTATATGAAAAATCATATTAA
- the hprK gene encoding HPr(Ser) kinase/phosphatase, producing the protein MSKLYAKKIIEEFKLKVVSGQNKLETQIDVYGINRAGLELTGYFESGEKSHRIIVMSTKEYLYIMNFEEKERRLRYQKLFSRNIPLIILTDKFEDNLAIEVAKETDSLLVRTRTESTSDFTQNVLEFMDDYFAPVVEVHASCVNIFGKGVLLIGESGIGKSEITLDLVKTNHLFVGDDRIVITKKSNELYGKSHEILKNLVEVRGIGIVDVSQTNGYQVILEKTKIDLVIELTQFKKNGIDDSERLGTSFATYEILGALVPYIKIPVSSGRNIPNIIEAAVAKLKIKQSGLYKDETEVLSERAIKFNND; encoded by the coding sequence ATGAGTAAACTTTATGCAAAAAAAATAATTGAAGAATTTAAATTAAAAGTAGTCTCAGGTCAAAATAAGCTGGAAACTCAAATTGATGTCTATGGAATTAATAGAGCAGGTTTAGAACTAACTGGTTACTTTGAAAGCGGAGAGAAGTCTCATAGAATAATTGTTATGTCTACAAAGGAATATTTGTATATTATGAACTTCGAAGAAAAGGAAAGAAGATTAAGATATCAGAAGCTTTTTTCAAGAAACATACCTTTGATAATTCTTACAGATAAATTTGAAGATAATTTGGCAATTGAGGTTGCTAAAGAAACAGATTCTTTACTTGTTAGAACTAGAACAGAATCAACAAGTGATTTTACTCAAAATGTTCTTGAATTTATGGATGATTATTTTGCACCTGTAGTTGAAGTACATGCTTCTTGTGTAAATATCTTTGGTAAGGGTGTGTTATTAATTGGAGAATCAGGAATAGGAAAATCAGAAATTACACTAGACTTAGTAAAAACAAATCACTTATTTGTAGGTGATGATAGAATAGTTATTACTAAAAAGTCAAATGAATTATATGGTAAAAGCCATGAAATATTAAAAAATTTAGTTGAAGTTAGAGGAATTGGTATAGTGGATGTTTCACAAACAAATGGATATCAAGTTATTTTAGAAAAAACAAAAATTGATCTTGTTATTGAATTAACACAATTTAAAAAAAATGGTATTGATGATTCAGAGAGACTGGGAACCTCTTTTGCAACATATGAAATATTAGGGGCTTTAGTTCCTTATATTAAAATTCCAGTTTCTTCAGGAAGAAATATTCCAAATATAATTGAAGCGGCAGTTGCTAAATTAAAAATTAAACAGAGTGGACTTTATAAAGATGAAACTGAAGTATTAAGCGAAAGAGCAATTAAATTTAACAATGATTAG
- a CDS encoding folate family ECF transporter S component, translating to MSLYLYTNIAAIFLVLGILLCALALENFTFKKISLKHLTVISLFAACSAVLTGFTYNFPPIFGNIHIALGDWIIFLIGLLFGPLCGVISAICTDTLMAIVMPSSYGYHGGYMFGKCVLAFFGSLVFLTRAQNRILLKVIILYSVAYIFQSLILNQIWMMSWKGNAAWVDFVAKLIKLPITLPIYISFTYSTFLPIRKMLKNWNTEFVWCFKAEYLLKNLDY from the coding sequence TGTCTTTATATTTATATACAAATATTGCAGCTATATTTCTTGTCCTAGGTATTCTATTGTGCGCTTTGGCATTAGAAAACTTCACTTTCAAAAAAATTAGTTTAAAGCACTTAACTGTAATTTCACTATTTGCAGCTTGTAGTGCAGTATTGACCGGCTTCACTTATAATTTTCCACCAATTTTTGGAAATATTCATATAGCTTTAGGGGATTGAATTATCTTTCTAATTGGTCTTTTATTTGGCCCATTATGTGGAGTTATCTCTGCAATTTGTACAGATACCTTAATGGCAATTGTTATGCCTAGTAGTTACGGTTATCATGGTGGTTATATGTTTGGTAAATGTGTTTTGGCATTTTTTGGATCTCTTGTTTTCTTAACAAGAGCACAAAATAGAATATTATTAAAAGTAATAATTTTATATTCAGTAGCATATATTTTTCAAAGTTTAATATTAAATCAAATTTGAATGATGTCTTGAAAAGGAAATGCTGCTTGAGTTGATTTTGTAGCTAAATTAATTAAATTACCAATAACTTTACCAATTTATATTTCCTTTACTTATTCAACATTTTTACCTATAAGAAAGATGTTAAAGAACTGAAATACTGAGTTTGTATGATGTTTTAAAGCGGAATACTTATTAAAAAATCTAGATTACTAA